A window of the Aquificaceae bacterium genome harbors these coding sequences:
- the tilS gene encoding tRNA lysidine(34) synthetase TilS, whose protein sequence is MKYHRLIRKVVELQRRKGLIPKGASLLLAFSGGVDSVALTLCMLELKDFLRLKRLALAHINHQLRGDESYRDEAFCVEFAKAKGLEVFVERIEVKSEGENLEAKARELRYKALEEVRQREGFDLIATAHHLNDLAETVLLWLVRGAGREGLLGFEEKKGNIVRPLYLATREEIEDFVRSKRENWVEDSTNYDLSYARNLIRHKVIPELKKINPRLEESFLRLKEILKEEEEVLEELTQKAIMEVFKEGELDRRAFLKLPQAIKRRIVYRFYGIRSMKEIDSIINSIKKGYALEKPGHMI, encoded by the coding sequence ATGAAATACCACAGGCTCATAAGAAAGGTAGTTGAGCTTCAGAGAAGAAAAGGGCTTATACCTAAAGGAGCTTCTCTGCTTCTTGCCTTCTCTGGAGGTGTAGATTCTGTAGCCCTTACTCTTTGTATGCTTGAGCTAAAGGACTTTTTAAGGCTCAAAAGGCTTGCATTGGCTCATATAAACCATCAACTCAGAGGAGATGAGTCTTATAGAGATGAAGCCTTTTGTGTAGAGTTTGCAAAGGCGAAGGGTCTTGAGGTGTTTGTGGAGAGGATAGAAGTTAAATCGGAGGGGGAAAACCTTGAGGCTAAGGCAAGGGAGCTAAGATACAAGGCTCTTGAGGAAGTAAGGCAAAGAGAAGGCTTTGACCTTATAGCAACCGCTCATCATCTTAATGACTTGGCAGAAACTGTTCTCCTTTGGCTTGTACGTGGTGCAGGAAGGGAAGGTCTTTTAGGCTTTGAGGAGAAAAAGGGCAACATAGTCAGACCCTTGTATTTGGCGACAAGAGAGGAGATAGAGGACTTTGTAAGGTCAAAGAGGGAAAACTGGGTGGAGGATTCTACCAACTACGACCTTAGCTATGCGAGAAACCTTATAAGGCATAAGGTTATTCCAGAACTAAAGAAGATAAACCCAAGGCTTGAGGAGAGTTTCCTAAGGCTTAAAGAGATTCTAAAAGAAGAAGAGGAAGTCCTTGAAGAGCTCACACAAAAGGCTATTATGGAAGTTTTCAAAGAAGGGGAGCTTGACAGAAGAGCCTTTTTGAAATTGCCACAAGCCATAAAGAGGCGCATAGTTTATCGCTTTTACGGTATAAGGAGTATGAAAGAAATAGACAGCATAATAAACAGTATAAAAAAGGGATATGCTCTTGAAAAGCCGGGGCACATGATTA